The DNA segment GCGACTCATCGGCGAGCGCATCAATTCATGAATAAAAAGTTCCGAATTGTGCACGCGCTCAGCCGTCGGACAAATCCCTTGTCTATAACTCACTTTTTTTGCTGATGCGGATGAGTTAAAAGGAAAACCTTTCTTTCCAAAAGCAATTCTTTTCTGATACATCGGCTGAAGATAAAGCGGTTTGACATAGCCGCAGCTTATCAAAACCCCTTCTTGTTCGCGCAACTGAGTGCAGGCAAGTTCCGCTTTCACTGCTTCGATAAAAATATCGCGGCCAAAACCGGCGATCTCTTCTTTAAATTTAAAAGGATGGACATAATACGCATGCGTACATCCCGGCCTCATTTTTGGCGCAACGATACAGGGAATTTGAGAAAGCCTGTGCTCCAAATAACGGCAATTTTCTTGCCTCTCCTTAAGCAACTTTTTTAGCTTCTTTAATTGGCAACGCGTGATAGCCGCCTCAATTTCCGTCATACGAAAATTAAATCCCACCATATTGGAAATATCTTTGACTTTTTTATCAGCTACAACCGCTTCCGCGTGATTACGGATAAGCTGCGTTCTTTCTGCCAGCTGAGCATTATTAGTAACAACAATCCCGCCTTCTCCGCAATGAATATGCTTATGATAATTGAGCGAATAAACACCGATATCGGCTAAGGTTCCGGCGTACTTTTTCTTATATAAAGCGCCGGGTGCTTGCGCGCAATCCTCAATAACAAGCAAATGATGTTTACGTGCGATTTTATTGATCGCCTCGGCATCGTAAGGCAAGCCAAACAGATCAACAACGATGATCGCCTTTGTTCTTGGTGTAATTTTTTGTTCAACCGATTTTGGATCCAGACAAAAATAATCTTCTTCGATATCCGCAAAAACAGGTATTGCGCCATAGACAAGAGCCGCTGTTGCCGAAGCGCTCATGGTAAATGGCGACACGATCACTTCATCGCCCGGACCAATACCCGCTGCTCCAACCGCCGCATACAATCCTGATGTGCAGGAATTAACTGCTACGGCATATCGAGCGCCGAAATAATTCGCCCACTCTTTTTCTAAAGCTTGGATTTGCGGCCCGCCGTAAAAATCTTTGTGCCAACACCCTAAAAACCGCGAAAGAATTCCGGAATCCAAAACATGGGCTACCGCACGTTTTTCTTCTGAGCCGATAACGCGATAAGCCGGAAAAGGTTTTTTGCGGACAGGTTTACCGCCGAAGATGGCTAATGTTTCCATGACGTTCTCCTATAAGCTTTTTAATAACCTGTTCAATATTTTGGACAGCATTCTCTAAGAAAGAAAAATCAACTTTATCAAACTGACCTTCACTAAAAAATGCGGATAAGCGCATTTTGAGATCATCAGCTGAAAGAACTCTTTTGACCTTATCCATTCTGCTTAAAATAAAGGGATCTTGCTGTTTTTGACCGATCTGAACGCTTAGAAAAGGCTTTTGAGCAATGGCTGCCTCCAAAAGCAACATGGATGAAGCTCCGAGCAGAATATCCGCTCCACAAATTAGCTCTTCCGAGGAAGACCCGCGCTCTTTGACCACCTTAATAAAATCATTTTTCATGCCCGCGATCATGTCATCCAAAATATTTTCGTTGTCTTTAGGATGAAGACGGAAAACAAGGCAAAAATTTTCTTGAGGAAATTCTTTGTGGATAGCGCATAAGGCATCAAAAGTGTTTTTCAGCAATGAAGCTTCGTCATATCCCCAGTGAGCTCGGCCTTTATCCCCATACATCGTTCGAACAGCCTCTGAAACAACAACCACAACGTGACAGCCCGAAGCTATGCCAAGTTTCTTCCGGTAATTTTTGTCATCTGTACTTACACGGGTTAGCCTTTGCCGCACTTCAGATAAATGCGGTTGGCCCGTGATCTCTAAAACATCCGAAGAAAATCCCTCTTTGATCATTTCTTTTTTCGCAAAATCATCCATGATACAAATTTTATCGGGAAGGCATTTCTTTACGCCGTCTTTTGCATCAACAGTGTCTGCGGCAGAAGAAAATCGTAAGCAATAACTATTCCAATAATCGAGAATAGCAACGGAAGGAATTCCGGCCTCAGAGGCTGCCTTCCATAAATATTTCTCCG comes from the Candidatus Omnitrophota bacterium genome and includes:
- a CDS encoding DegT/DnrJ/EryC1/StrS family aminotransferase, which translates into the protein METLAIFGGKPVRKKPFPAYRVIGSEEKRAVAHVLDSGILSRFLGCWHKDFYGGPQIQALEKEWANYFGARYAVAVNSCTSGLYAAVGAAGIGPGDEVIVSPFTMSASATAALVYGAIPVFADIEEDYFCLDPKSVEQKITPRTKAIIVVDLFGLPYDAEAINKIARKHHLLVIEDCAQAPGALYKKKYAGTLADIGVYSLNYHKHIHCGEGGIVVTNNAQLAERTQLIRNHAEAVVADKKVKDISNMVGFNFRMTEIEAAITRCQLKKLKKLLKERQENCRYLEHRLSQIPCIVAPKMRPGCTHAYYVHPFKFKEEIAGFGRDIFIEAVKAELACTQLREQEGVLISCGYVKPLYLQPMYQKRIAFGKKGFPFNSSASAKKVSYRQGICPTAERVHNSELFIHELMRSPMSRKDLSDVATAFEKVWDCRKSLSKRYRAKNVKG